In Synechococcus sp. PCC 6312, one genomic interval encodes:
- a CDS encoding ABC transporter substrate-binding protein — protein sequence MRVWAVILSFWVGLGLTGCNLDGLRNQTAQVPQLIASITVDPKTFNYPLNEESPNVFGFIYEGLITENGVTGELEPALAESWELTPDNLSIIYTLRPNLKWSDGTPLSTADVVFTYNEIYLNPKIPSSTIDILRVGQNKQLPTVQALDARRVKFSLPEPFAPFFRTSGLPILPEHSLAEGVRTLDRAGHPKFLSMWGTQTDPKLIITNGPFTIESYTTNQRIIFRRNPYYWHQPQPYLERFVWQIVDSTDTALIQFRSRGLDVLEVAPMNFSLLKREETSGNFRIYNGGPASGVTFLSFNQNKGRRNGQPLVDPIKSAWFNSIPFRQAVAYAIDRQTMINNLYRGLGATQNSPLSVQSPYYLSPKAGLKVYDFDPDQSRKLLAEAGFSWNRQNQLLDPKGHRVQFTLLSTTGSPVREAISAQIKQNLAAIGIQADLTFISFSTLVEKLSNSYDWDAYIGGFTGGVEPNNGFSIWSPSGRLHVFNQADAALRGREVQAWEQRIGDLYIQGAQELNEDRRKEIYFETQQITQANVPFIYLVNPLTLAAFRNTIEGAEPTGLGGTLWNIAELKQVN from the coding sequence ATGCGTGTGTGGGCTGTGATTCTGAGTTTTTGGGTAGGTCTGGGATTGACAGGATGTAACCTAGATGGACTCAGGAACCAAACAGCACAAGTTCCCCAACTCATTGCCAGTATCACGGTTGACCCTAAGACGTTTAACTATCCCCTGAATGAGGAGTCCCCCAACGTTTTTGGGTTTATCTATGAAGGGTTGATTACTGAAAATGGTGTTACTGGTGAACTGGAGCCCGCCTTGGCAGAATCTTGGGAATTAACTCCCGATAATCTAAGCATTATTTACACCCTCCGCCCAAACCTGAAATGGTCAGATGGCACCCCCTTAAGCACTGCGGACGTTGTTTTTACCTATAACGAAATTTATCTTAATCCGAAAATTCCCAGTAGTACGATAGATATTCTTCGGGTTGGTCAAAATAAACAATTACCAACAGTCCAGGCCTTGGATGCGCGGCGGGTCAAGTTTAGTTTGCCGGAACCTTTTGCTCCCTTTTTTCGGACATCTGGCCTGCCAATCTTGCCGGAGCACAGTTTGGCCGAGGGAGTGAGAACCCTGGATCGGGCCGGCCATCCCAAATTTTTGTCCATGTGGGGAACGCAAACCGATCCCAAACTAATTATTACTAATGGCCCGTTTACGATTGAGAGCTACACCACCAATCAACGGATCATTTTCCGGCGTAATCCCTACTATTGGCATCAACCCCAACCCTATCTAGAGCGGTTCGTTTGGCAAATTGTGGATTCTACGGATACGGCACTCATTCAATTTCGCTCGCGGGGCCTGGATGTCTTAGAGGTCGCTCCCATGAATTTTTCGCTCCTTAAACGGGAAGAGACGAGCGGTAATTTTCGCATCTATAACGGCGGCCCAGCTTCCGGGGTGACATTTTTATCATTCAATCAAAATAAAGGCCGCCGTAACGGTCAACCCCTTGTGGATCCGATTAAGTCCGCCTGGTTTAACTCAATTCCCTTCCGCCAGGCCGTGGCCTATGCCATTGACCGCCAAACCATGATCAATAACCTCTATCGGGGCCTGGGCGCGACTCAAAATTCTCCCCTATCTGTCCAAAGTCCCTACTATCTCTCTCCCAAAGCGGGCCTGAAGGTCTATGATTTCGACCCAGACCAATCTAGAAAACTTTTGGCAGAAGCGGGTTTTAGTTGGAATCGTCAAAACCAATTACTAGATCCCAAGGGACACCGCGTCCAGTTTACGCTGCTTTCAACCACGGGCAGTCCGGTGCGTGAGGCGATCAGTGCTCAAATTAAACAAAATCTGGCTGCGATTGGTATCCAGGCCGACCTCACTTTTATCAGCTTTAGCACCTTGGTTGAAAAACTATCCAACAGTTACGATTGGGACGCTTACATTGGCGGATTTACGGGGGGGGTAGAACCCAATAATGGCTTTAGCATCTGGTCTCCCAGTGGGCGATTGCACGTTTTTAATCAGGCAGATGCGGCTTTAAGGGGGCGAGAAGTCCAGGCCTGGGAGCAACGGATTGGAGACTTATACATTCAAGGGGCGCAGGAACTGAATGAAGACCGCCGTAAAGAAATTTACTTTGAAACTCAACAAATTACCCAGGCCAATGTCCCGTTTATCTATCTCGTTAATCCCCTCACACTGGCCGCTTTTCGCAATACGATTGAAGGTGCTGAACCCACTGGGCTGGGGGGGACGCTTTGGAATATTGCCGAATTAAAACAGGTCAACTGA
- a CDS encoding RDD family protein — MMRPQSRPARSLASGTIITIALQIYRQAGNRYFLISLIAHAWFFLIGLGLVVGGLLLGVVGAVLIGSTQGNFGPVLGLLILLLGLGLPLFGFGLARFTASGGLLSRLMFNVLRDSTEDEAEVRRSIYPRLWSYLWTVLGTGLILLFIYLAWGAFGYLLYLGFWPLINSLDWGNMSEAWRTALILIILLLVLGVILVAMVTVSYVAARLSLVDAILAIEPELTTIQAIQRSWRLTQGQAWHTLTVFFIASILVIPANLAASLINAVIVIPVAGFFAAVLLLPIWQGIKAVMYYDLRVRNEGLSFRLQETIPSPMRFMRRVILQTPESIELDFALAGIGSRALAWVVDQVILYVGLSILAIVVGYLYFYGIYPFLLEQFPNGDQSYNLWALGLYLLINYFIYNGYYIYFESAWQGQTPGKRLAEIRVVQDNGKPISLREAALRSFLQTIDIPFFGIGVFLVALTPAEKRLGDMVAGTLVIQDEQATRNAPTGQTVSLVARELAPLIQNLPGLGELQPDHYLLVRNFLLNRQQLKPAGRFETSQRLHRSLQELLFVQEDIPFELAQANAEEFIEAVYLAYRQQQNS; from the coding sequence ATGATGCGTCCTCAATCTCGTCCAGCCCGCTCCCTTGCCAGTGGGACTATCATCACCATTGCCTTGCAAATCTACCGCCAGGCCGGGAATCGCTATTTTCTCATTAGTTTGATTGCCCATGCTTGGTTTTTCCTGATTGGCCTTGGCCTGGTGGTGGGGGGACTCCTGTTGGGCGTTGTCGGAGCCGTGTTGATTGGGAGTACTCAGGGTAACTTCGGCCCAGTCTTGGGGCTATTGATTTTGCTGTTGGGATTGGGGTTGCCTTTGTTTGGCTTTGGCCTCGCTCGCTTTACTGCCAGTGGAGGTCTTTTGTCGCGGTTGATGTTCAATGTCCTCCGGGACTCCACCGAAGATGAAGCAGAGGTGCGGCGATCTATTTATCCCCGGCTCTGGTCTTATCTCTGGACGGTCTTGGGGACAGGCTTGATTCTCTTGTTCATTTACCTGGCCTGGGGGGCGTTTGGTTATTTGCTCTACTTAGGCTTCTGGCCCCTGATCAACAGCCTCGATTGGGGCAATATGAGCGAGGCCTGGCGGACGGCCTTAATCCTGATCATTCTTTTACTAGTGTTGGGGGTTATTCTAGTCGCCATGGTGACGGTCTCCTATGTGGCGGCTCGGTTGTCCTTAGTGGATGCCATTTTAGCCATTGAACCGGAACTCACCACAATACAGGCCATTCAGCGCAGTTGGCGATTAACCCAGGGCCAGGCCTGGCATACCCTGACTGTGTTTTTTATTGCCTCCATTTTGGTCATCCCCGCCAACTTGGCCGCCAGTCTTATCAATGCGGTCATAGTCATCCCCGTTGCTGGCTTCTTTGCGGCGGTGTTATTACTGCCCATTTGGCAAGGGATTAAAGCTGTCATGTATTACGACTTGCGCGTCCGAAATGAAGGCCTGAGTTTTCGCCTCCAGGAAACAATCCCCTCCCCAATGCGCTTTATGCGGCGAGTGATTTTACAAACCCCCGAAAGTATTGAGTTGGATTTTGCCCTAGCCGGAATTGGCAGTCGGGCCCTGGCCTGGGTGGTGGATCAGGTTATTCTCTATGTGGGGTTATCTATCTTAGCCATTGTTGTCGGCTATCTCTATTTCTATGGGATTTATCCGTTTTTACTGGAGCAATTTCCCAACGGTGATCAGTCCTATAACCTCTGGGCCTTGGGACTTTATTTACTAATTAATTACTTTATTTACAACGGCTATTACATTTATTTTGAATCGGCCTGGCAGGGACAAACCCCCGGAAAACGTTTAGCAGAGATTCGGGTTGTTCAGGATAATGGCAAACCCATTAGCCTGCGAGAAGCGGCCCTGCGAAGTTTTTTACAAACTATAGATATTCCTTTCTTCGGAATTGGCGTGTTTTTGGTGGCTCTGACCCCTGCAGAAAAGCGCTTGGGGGATATGGTGGCCGGCACCCTCGTGATTCAGGATGAACAGGCCACTCGGAATGCTCCCACTGGACAAACAGTTTCACTCGTTGCAAGGGAATTGGCCCCGCTCATCCAGAATTTACCAGGCCTGGGGGAACTCCAACCGGATCACTATCTGCTCGTTCGTAACTTTTTGCTGAACCGCCAACAGCTTAAGCCAGCCGGCCGCTTTGAAACGAGTCAACGCTTACACCGCAGTCTCCAAGAACTTCTTTTTGTTCAGGAAGATATACCTTTTGAACTGGCTCAGGCTAATGCCGAAGAGTTTATTGAGGCGGTTTATCTGGCTTACCGACAGCAGCAAAACAGCTAG
- a CDS encoding HNH endonuclease has protein sequence MGKVLVLNASYEPLNITSWQRAIVLLIKGKAEQVEHNGKLIYNDFPLPTVIRLRHYVTMPYKEIPLTRRNILHRDGHACQYCGYSGDELTLDHIIPRSRGGGDTWENIVTACVRCNVRKGSRTPREANMPLNQTPRRPFSSLYFEVTKHLRSGTHQEWRKYVIGM, from the coding sequence ATGGGGAAAGTTCTGGTTCTAAATGCATCCTATGAGCCGCTCAATATTACGAGCTGGCAGCGGGCGATTGTGCTTTTGATCAAGGGCAAAGCAGAACAGGTAGAGCATAATGGCAAGTTGATCTATAACGATTTCCCCCTCCCGACCGTCATTCGGCTGCGTCATTACGTCACGATGCCCTACAAGGAAATTCCCCTAACGAGGCGTAACATCCTTCACCGAGATGGTCATGCCTGCCAATATTGTGGCTATAGCGGCGATGAGTTGACCTTGGATCACATTATTCCGCGCTCTCGCGGGGGGGGAGACACCTGGGAAAACATTGTCACGGCCTGTGTTCGCTGTAATGTGCGCAAAGGTAGCCGGACTCCTCGGGAAGCCAATATGCCTCTTAACCAAACTCCACGCCGTCCCTTTAGTAGCCTTTATTTTGAAGTGACTAAGCATTTACGGAGTGGCACCCATCAAGAGTGGCGTAAATATGTGATTGGGATGTAA